The genomic window TTGAGAATAGTTTTACACTATTACCGGACGCAGGTAATCATTTCAAGGACAAGctagaaaataaaatatttctCCCTTGGATTTACCAAGAAAATGGTCAACCAATTGATCCACATACTTTCCCAGACAACTTCTATTCAAGTGATTACTTTACAGACAAGTTCTTACAGTATTTAGATGACAcagaatcaagaaaagacaGACCTTTCTTGGGACTTTTGACATTCACAGCACCTCATTGGCCTCTACAAGCACCTCCTGAAACCATACAGAAGTATAAAGGAAAATATGATGACGGTCCTTTTGCTCTGAGAAAAAGACGATTGCAGAGAGCTAAAGAGCTTGGTATTTTGTCGGAAGAAGTAGTTCCTCATCTTGTAGAAACTATGAGAGAAAAAACTTGGGAATCATTAGATGATGAGCAAAGACGATATGAAAGCAAAATTATGGAGGTTTACGCCGCTATGGTTGATAAGTTAGACCAAAATGTTGGAAGATTATTGGATCGTTTGGAGGAAACAGGAGAAATAGAGAATACCGTGATTTTATTCCTTTCAGATAATGGTGCGGAGGGAATGTTGATGGAAGCTTTACCTTTTGGTGGTAAAACCTTCAGGGAGAGAATTTGTACAGATTATGATAATagttttgaaaatattggtAAAGGCAACAGTTTCGTATACTATGGGGATTTGTGGGCTCAGGCAGCTACGGCTCCAAAGTATATGTACAAAATGTGGATCACAGAGGGGGGGATCAATTGTCCATTGATCCTTCATGCACCATCTTTGAGACAAAAATGGCAGGAAGATGCAATCATTGACGAATTTACCACTGTAATGGACATCCTT from Kluyveromyces marxianus DMKU3-1042 DNA, complete genome, chromosome 6 includes these protein-coding regions:
- a CDS encoding arylsulfatase, which gives rise to MTISDSTIKIENTKPNFIIIVADDLGFSDLSSFGGEIETPNLDKLAKNGFRFTGFHTASACSPTRSMLLSGTDNHLAGLGQMAEYARQFPDLFKDKPGYEGVLNYRVASLAEILSPEYYSFISGKWHLGLEKPYWPSDRGFENSFTLLPDAGNHFKDKLENKIFLPWIYQENGQPIDPHTFPDNFYSSDYFTDKFLQYLDDTESRKDRPFLGLLTFTAPHWPLQAPPETIQKYKGKYDDGPFALRKRRLQRAKELGILSEEVVPHLVETMREKTWESLDDEQRRYESKIMEVYAAMVDKLDQNVGRLLDRLEETGEIENTVILFLSDNGAEGMLMEALPFGGKTFRERICTDYDNSFENIGKGNSFVYYGDLWAQAATAPKYMYKMWITEGGINCPLILHAPSLRQKWQEDAIIDEFTTVMDILPTILTLADIPHPGDTFKNRQVYRPKGVSWVPYLTKQEDTVYGQNKVVGWELFGQRAIREGRFKAVYIPPPFGEGVWALFDVKDDPGETNNISEQFPDVMERMLDHWSIYKSETGLVEMDDTYFKDVKYEKRVIPDSLEP